The following coding sequences are from one Reyranella humidisoli window:
- a CDS encoding glycosyltransferase, with product MAILATFALLFAALFAVCCLLLAAFIGSLLYMVVLHHRLKEAGLRREEMLLSTPLPADADLPHVVVQIPSFNEGAVVRRGAESAAALDWPRDKLHIQLLDDSTDETAEMVRQVAAELRARGFDVVALQRTDRSGYKGGALHEAMQKTPHDFFAIFDVDYIPPTDFLRVCMRPFFAEPKTAFVQARFDFLNPHENALTEMQMVTLDAHLGIEQATRCWAGHPLPFNGTCGIWQRAAIDAGGGWKGDTVTEDLDLTYRGWVKGWRALFLTSVGVPGELPADTKTWLRQQQRWQDGFRHVSMRMFPEILKSRDITPSAKLAALLHLCMALNQPVLLVGVASGILAGLLAPSLVPLLLTLFVITVAWVLVCATTFLRAGHNFIRGGEIPPLEFGVVLMRFVGGQIATVVRSFGVHFRKMFSKPKPVVFDRTPKRGN from the coding sequence ATGGCAATTCTCGCGACCTTCGCTCTCCTCTTCGCTGCCCTGTTCGCGGTCTGCTGCCTGCTGCTGGCCGCCTTCATCGGCAGCCTGCTGTACATGGTGGTCCTCCATCATCGACTGAAGGAGGCTGGGTTGCGGCGCGAGGAAATGCTGCTGTCGACGCCGCTGCCGGCCGACGCCGACCTGCCGCATGTCGTGGTGCAGATCCCGTCCTTCAACGAGGGGGCGGTGGTCCGGCGCGGCGCGGAGTCGGCGGCCGCACTCGACTGGCCACGCGACAAGCTGCACATCCAGCTCCTCGACGACAGCACCGACGAGACGGCGGAGATGGTGCGCCAGGTCGCGGCCGAGCTGCGGGCCAGGGGCTTCGACGTAGTGGCGCTGCAGCGCACCGACCGCAGCGGCTACAAGGGCGGCGCCCTGCACGAGGCGATGCAGAAGACACCGCACGATTTCTTCGCCATCTTCGACGTCGACTACATTCCGCCGACCGACTTCCTGCGCGTCTGCATGCGGCCGTTCTTCGCCGAACCCAAGACGGCCTTCGTCCAGGCGCGCTTCGACTTCCTCAATCCGCACGAGAACGCGCTCACCGAGATGCAGATGGTGACGCTCGACGCCCATCTCGGCATCGAGCAGGCGACGCGCTGCTGGGCGGGTCATCCGCTTCCCTTCAACGGCACCTGCGGGATCTGGCAGCGCGCGGCCATCGACGCGGGCGGCGGCTGGAAGGGCGACACCGTCACCGAGGATCTCGACCTCACCTACCGTGGCTGGGTGAAGGGCTGGCGCGCGCTGTTCCTCACCAGCGTCGGCGTGCCGGGCGAACTGCCCGCCGACACCAAGACCTGGCTGCGCCAGCAGCAGCGCTGGCAGGACGGGTTCCGCCACGTCTCGATGCGCATGTTCCCGGAGATCCTGAAGAGCCGCGACATCACCCCCTCGGCCAAGCTGGCGGCGCTGCTGCATCTGTGCATGGCGCTGAACCAGCCCGTGCTGCTGGTCGGCGTGGCGTCCGGCATCCTGGCGGGACTGCTGGCGCCGTCGCTGGTGCCGCTTCTGCTGACGCTGTTCGTGATCACCGTGGCCTGGGTGCTGGTCTGCGCGACCACCTTCCTGCGGGCCGGCCACAATTTCATTCGCGGCGGCGAGATCCCGCCGCTCGAGTTCGGCGTGGTGCTGATGCGCTTCGTCGGCGGTCAGATCGCCACCGTCGTCCGCTCGTTCGGCGTCCATTTCAGGAAGATGTTCAGCAAGCCCAAGCCGGTCGTCTTCGACCGCACGCCCAAGCGCGGGAACTGA
- a CDS encoding glycosyltransferase family 2 protein, producing the protein MLLFLIDLLVLLCLAAQVAIAAYFLYLVYWLFELPRAEKPAPALPAELPRVLVQVPVYNEPLVVERSMAAMGALDWPRDRLTIQLLDDSNDITSDIAAHAIARLRKAGIDAHHVRRSDRGGFKAGALAAGLALDDAPYVAVFDADFVPPPGWLKEAMAAMLANPRAAFVQTRIEWGNGERNWLTRAQRLMQDAHFAVEQDVRARRGVPFQFNGTGGIWRRAAVEEAGGWSHDTLSEDLDLVLRTYLKGWTGVFLVDTHVVGELPQKVEDFGAQQSRWSKGFVQVARKLLGPIWRSAWPTEAKLTTTVALGQQLIFPLLVVGALALIVSIIGHGRLLGIFRFGLWLWLAGMLAVLFGMTWGAYRKLKRGGTARYLVTAASVPALIVYLAVANAAAIVGAGFGKKTEFNRTPKTGT; encoded by the coding sequence ATGCTGCTCTTCCTGATCGATCTGCTCGTCCTCCTGTGCCTTGCCGCGCAGGTCGCGATCGCGGCCTACTTCCTCTACCTGGTCTACTGGCTGTTCGAACTGCCACGGGCTGAGAAGCCCGCGCCCGCCCTGCCGGCGGAGCTGCCGCGCGTGCTGGTGCAGGTCCCGGTCTACAACGAGCCGCTGGTCGTGGAGCGGTCGATGGCCGCGATGGGCGCGCTCGACTGGCCGCGCGACCGGCTGACCATCCAGCTCCTCGACGACAGCAACGACATCACCTCCGACATCGCAGCCCATGCCATCGCGCGCCTGCGCAAGGCCGGCATCGACGCCCATCACGTTCGCCGCAGCGATCGCGGGGGCTTCAAGGCCGGCGCCCTCGCGGCCGGGCTCGCGCTTGACGACGCACCCTACGTGGCAGTTTTCGATGCCGATTTCGTGCCGCCGCCAGGCTGGCTGAAAGAGGCGATGGCCGCGATGCTGGCCAATCCGCGCGCCGCCTTCGTGCAGACCCGGATCGAATGGGGCAACGGCGAGCGCAACTGGCTGACGCGCGCCCAGCGCCTGATGCAGGACGCACACTTTGCCGTGGAGCAGGATGTCCGTGCCCGCCGCGGCGTGCCGTTCCAGTTCAACGGCACCGGCGGCATCTGGCGCCGCGCCGCGGTCGAGGAGGCGGGCGGCTGGTCCCACGACACGCTGTCGGAGGATCTCGATCTCGTCCTGCGCACCTATCTCAAGGGCTGGACCGGCGTGTTCCTGGTCGACACGCACGTGGTCGGAGAGCTGCCGCAGAAGGTCGAGGATTTCGGCGCCCAGCAGAGCCGCTGGTCGAAGGGTTTCGTGCAGGTTGCCCGCAAGCTGTTGGGGCCGATCTGGAGATCCGCCTGGCCGACCGAGGCCAAGCTCACGACGACCGTCGCGCTGGGCCAGCAGCTCATCTTTCCGCTGCTGGTGGTCGGCGCGCTGGCGTTGATCGTCTCGATCATCGGCCACGGCCGGCTGCTCGGCATCTTCCGTTTCGGCCTTTGGCTGTGGCTCGCGGGCATGCTGGCGGTATTGTTCGGCATGACCTGGGGGGCCTACCGCAAGCTGAAGCGGGGCGGCACGGCGCGCTACCTGGTCACGGCTGCCAGCGTGCCGGCGCTGATTGTATACCTCGCCGTCGCCAATGCCGCCGCGATCGTCGGCGCCGGCTTCGGCAAGAAGACCGAGTTCAATCGCACGCCCAAGACCGGCACCTGA